One segment of Thermus tengchongensis DNA contains the following:
- a CDS encoding rhodanese-like domain-containing protein produces MKGMKKLAWLGLLLVLPVLAQATTTTFSALTVRELGNFLTTLPADFYGIQPAAAKQMMDTLDVFVLDVREPSEYKDGRIPGAVNIPIRDLPKKVGELPKGKPIIVYCGIGHRGAMALVFLKGQGYNVKSILGGYKAWTGANLPVEK; encoded by the coding sequence ATGAAAGGCATGAAGAAGCTCGCTTGGCTAGGTCTCTTGCTGGTCCTTCCGGTTTTGGCCCAGGCCACCACGACCACCTTCTCCGCCCTCACGGTACGGGAGCTGGGCAACTTCCTCACCACCCTGCCCGCGGACTTCTACGGCATCCAGCCCGCCGCGGCCAAGCAGATGATGGACACCCTGGACGTCTTCGTCTTGGACGTGCGGGAGCCCTCGGAGTACAAGGATGGCCGCATCCCGGGGGCGGTGAACATCCCCATCCGCGACCTGCCCAAGAAGGTGGGCGAGCTCCCTAAGGGTAAGCCCATCATCGTCTACTGCGGCATCGGGCACCGCGGGGCCATGGCCTTGGTCTTCCTGAAGGGCCAGGGCTACAACGTGAAGAGCATCCTGGGCGGGTACAAGGCCTGGACCGGGGCTAACCTGCCCGTGGAGAAGTAG